In Entelurus aequoreus isolate RoL-2023_Sb linkage group LG12, RoL_Eaeq_v1.1, whole genome shotgun sequence, the DNA window GCTGTTCCCGTGCACTGTTGTGACGTCATCATTGGCGGACCGAGTACTCAGAACTCCCGGATGTCTTTATTTTAATTGTGGGTTTTACTTGTTTTTATATTATAATGAGTTTGACGTTTTACAAGGGgtggttacaaaataaatatgacatacTAACCGCATCAATAACACCTAACAAAAGAGCGAGAGAGCCACAATACACACGCATAAAATATATATCCCAGGATGCAATGCGCAGTGTGCGAAGATGATTGCAGTATGAAGGGTGATTGATATCGCCCATCAAATCTTTAATTTTCTTTTCGCAATAAAAAGTTTGAGTTGGACTGACCTGCAGTAACGACTTTCAAACACGTGGGGGCACTACCCGTGCTGTTCCCCACACTGTTGGGCAGGTGGGTCAAAGGTCAATGTCTTTATGACGTCATTGATGTAAACAACTTGTATTTTGTTTGAACGTTAGCAGCTATTGTGACCTTTGGGGTCAAGTCACATTATTTCCTTTTTAACGTCATCAAGTCAGCTCACCCTGAACGATGCAACTCAAAACTTCATTGCAACCATTAGAAGTGACGCTGCGTTGCCAAGCAACCGCATCCTGCTGCTGATGTGATGGCGATGATGATGAAGCACACTGGATACATCttgcaatgtttttattttttttattgaagcaTCCTCAAACAGGGGGCGGGACATTACACACATATCCCACAGTGCATTAGTGCAAGTTAGAAAAGTCACATGACAGTATGACAGCAGGTAGAAACATTTAGAAAAATAGAACTATGGTACAAACATGAACATTTTCACATCATGCAGGAAGTCCTCCACCTCACCAGGAGGCCAAAAACACTTTCCTGCCGCGGCATCAAATTGCGGCGCTCACAGCCAGCGAGTAGGCAGCCATCATCTGTGCACGGAGCTGCTGCTTGACATGCACGCGGCCGTGTCGCTTCCGCTCGTCGCTGCGTGCGAAACACTTACCACACACGTCGCAGGAGAAGGGCTTCTCGCCTGTATGCGTGCGCATGTGCGTAGTCAGGTGATCGCTGCGGCTGAAGCTACGCGCACACACGCTGCACTGGAAGGGCTTATGTCCTGTGTGGACGCGCACATGCCTGTTGAGCTCATCCGAGCGTGAGAAGCGGCGCTCGCAGCCCTCCACGGAGCACGGGAACGCCTTGGCCTTCAGGCCACTTTTGGCGGGAGCTCTCCGAGACACTCGTGTGCGTCCTGGCACATGCAGGCTGCCCAGGTTGACGGTGGGGAAGACGCCCTGCAGGAGGGAGGACAGGAGGTGGGCATCCAGGGTGGAGGGAGGGGATAAGTTGGCATGCTGTCCTTCGGTACTGACGCACCAGTCCTTTATCCAGTCCTCCTCCTGCTTGACCTCACCTCGGCCACCTTCTTGGCTCAGCAGTGCTTCAATAAAGTCCGGAGCGGCCGGTGTCAGTAGGGAGTCGGTGCTGCTAACTGAGGTCGCAACGCTTTTGGCGCCGCTGTTGGCGCCGCAGTTGGCGCTCGCCGGCTCGCTCTTAACTGCCACAGGAGGGGGTGTGGCCACAGGTTGGTAGGTGGCGTCCCCCTGCTCCTCCATCTCGCTGCAGATTCCCACGATCTCTGTGATCATGTTGAGAATGGCATCCGCCGTGCAGCTCAGGTCTTCTGCCGGCTCCAACAGGAAGCTTCCATCGCAGTGAAGAGCTGGGGAGAGTGAATCCGAGTCGCTCAAATCGGAGAAGAAATCTGAGTCGGAGGCGTCAGTTCCCGGGGAAACCACTGGCGGGGGAGAGTGTGTTAGTTTTATGTAACAGAACGATGACGTGGACGACGAAGATGCTGCAACAGCACTCACCTGCCAGGTCCGACTCCACGCTGTTTGCCCAGGTGCTGCATGTGTCGTCCAAGTCGGACAGGAAGCTGTGAGTGCGCTTGGGAAGCATGGCGGGAATTCCCTCTAAATGGTCTTCAGGTAGAATTCTGCTGCCGGGTTCCATCAGTCTGCTCGCTGGTGCCAAGGATGCCGAGCTCCTTCCCTCGCTGGCCGTTTTATACTCTGTCTCCTTGGTAACGCCAGCACCGTCTCATTGGTGGAGAGCGGCGCAAGGGATTCCCCCCACCGAGTGCGTCGAGGATGCCCAaacatggccgacttcctgtggTGACAGCGGGCATCCCCGTGCCATAAAAGGGTTTGTGGGCTTTCCTCACTGCGGCAGCGCATGTGACCCCCACTGCGGATACatgcatgatgtgtgtgtgtgtgtgtttgtaagccGTTGCCATGCCGACGCCTGTTAGATGAACATGTGAACACGCAAACGACACCACTGCCTGCGATGCAGTGCTGCAGTAAAGATGTTGTTTCCATGGAGACAGACGAGCATATCCAACATGTCCAACATTTTTAACAGCCCGTGTTTCCATGGCAACTCTACAGCTTGTCACATCATTGCCATGATCTGGGCCTTCCTTGTGATTGCCTTGACAACCTGATAACAGCAAGGTCGGCTGACGCAGATAAACATGCACACAccagcaacaacaacaca includes these proteins:
- the LOC133661914 gene encoding early growth response protein 2-like, giving the protein MEPGSRILPEDHLEGIPAMLPKRTHSFLSDLDDTCSTWANSVESDLAVVSPGTDASDSDFFSDLSDSDSLSPALHCDGSFLLEPAEDLSCTADAILNMITEIVGICSEMEEQGDATYQPVATPPPVAVKSEPASANCGANSGAKSVATSVSSTDSLLTPAAPDFIEALLSQEGGRGEVKQEEDWIKDWCVSTEGQHANLSPPSTLDAHLLSSLLQGVFPTVNLGSLHVPGRTRVSRRAPAKSGLKAKAFPCSVEGCERRFSRSDELNRHVRVHTGHKPFQCSVCARSFSRSDHLTTHMRTHTGEKPFSCDVCGKCFARSDERKRHGRVHVKQQLRAQMMAAYSLAVSAAI